CATCCGCAAAACAGGTCTGGGCTCAACACCTTCTAATTTAGGATCTGTAATTGCAGGCTTTTGCCTATCAGGAGAAACCGGGGCAAGGAGCAGAGCAACGGGAGAGgttccagcctggccctgaggTTCTTCCAGCACTGCTTGTGTGTGCAGCAGTGTTAACGTCTTTTGTCGCAGACACGGagagtgggattgagggcactcTCAGTAAGTTTGGCGATGACACCAAGCTGCGTGGTGTGGCCAACGCACTGGAGAAAAGGGGGTGTCaaccagagggacctgaacaggtTGGAGAGGTGGGACCATGCCGGTCTCAGGAGGGTCACCAAGGAgaagggcaaggtcctacacctgggtccAGGCTGGGCAGAATGTGtgttgggagcagccctgaggagaaggactgggggtgctggaggaTGGGAAGCTCCACTTGAGCCGGCAACATGTGAtaacagcccagaaaccactcgtgtcctgggatgcatccGGAGCGGTGGGatcagcagggagggagaggattcagcccctctgctccactctgtgaGACCCAACGTGGAGCCCCGTGTCCAgctctgaagtcctcagcacagaaaggatgtggggctgttggaacgagtccagaggaggccatggagatgatccaagggctggagcacctcctgtaggaggacaggctgagagagttggggttgttcagcctggagaagagaaggctctggggagaccttagagcagcttccagtgctgaaaggggctccaggaaagctgaggaggggctctgaatcagggagtgcggggagaggatgaggagaactGTTTGAGCTGCacgaggggagattgagatgggatcttagagagaaatgttttgctgtgagcaGGGAGCCTGTCTGGAGGGGCTGAGCAGAGCCTTCTGGAGAAAAGGTCTcacaaggagcggctgagggacctggggttgttcaacctggagaagaggaagctgagggagacctcattggtctctacaactgcctgaaaggaggttggagcaaggtgggtgttggacTCTTTACCGGAGTAACAAGCGATGGGTGCATCAAGCCTCAAGGTGCatcagggcaggtttagattggatattgggaaaaattcctttatggACAGcgtggtgaagccctggcagtgGTGAAGTACTACCCCAGTGAAgcacagggcagtggtggagtctccatccctagaggggttcaaaacacgtgtatatgtggtgctttgggCCATGGGTTTAGTGgtcacagtggggttgggctgacggttggactggatgagcttagtggtcttttccaaccttaatgattctacgattctatttCCCTACACAGGCATTCCTGGAGGCACAGAGCTCTGTGTGCACCTTCCCTGTGTGGCAGAGCTTTGATGAACCTTGGGAAGCGCAGTCCTGGCCCAGCACGACCAAAGAACAGCGATAAAAACACAGAACCCCCCAATGTTCTCCGCGCACAGGGCTGAGACGGAGCCCAGTGCTGCCTTCATGCTTCACTCTGAGAAGACAGCTGttaaacctctttttttttctcctttttttttccccccacatcAGCAACTCTGCAGCTCACACACACCAGAGGCGTTTGCCAAGGAGTGCTCTGGCTTTCTCATTCCAGGACTTCAAAGATGCTAAGAACGTTCCCAAAGGTTGGAGCAAGCAAATACTGTAAACTGGTATTTAAAGAGAGCAAACAGGACAGCCAGGTAATTATGGGCTGCCAGCGTGATGTCAACCATGGCCAGAATAGAGGGGAGTCTGTCCGGAGGCCACAACGGCTGAGGGTGGTTGgatgcagccagcagcacaagCTCTGGAAGAGATGGCATCAACCCAACTCATCCGCAAGGTCTGGTGGATGGGGACACTGATATCATTTACTCGGCTTTTTTCTACAGTCTCTGCCCTGGTGCAATGAGACATTttggttaaaaaagaaagaagcaaactAGGGAAAACCAAGGGCACATCTGAAAGGAATCAAGAGCTGGCAAGCGGCTGAGCTTGCTCCAGCTGCAGCGATAAACAAGACCGCCACATGCGGACCACAGGGAGGGAGCCCTCCGGGGCACCCCTCGCCCTTCGCTGCCTCTCCAAGGAAAACCGAGCCATTTCCGAGAGCGTAGAGGAAACACTGACAGGGATGGTGCATACCGGAGGGAGCGCGTCACGGCTTTACTTGGCGCTCGAGACATATGTGAAGGTTTCGAGGGAGCCACGTGTGGAAGCGTGGTCCAGGAGACGGCGCAGCAGAAGCCTTCAAGGGGCTGAGGGCGcttgggagggagagaggaggttGGGAGACCCCCAGTGCCGGGGCCACAGGCAACCCCTGGTCCATTCCATACTCCCAGCAGTGGGTCACCACCCCCTTCCATTATGGAAGGATGCTGGAAAGGGCAGGAGAGGAATTGACTGCCGGAGATCCCCCATCTCCACTGTgccgtccccatccctgccctcgCCATCACTTCCAGCGCCACAAGTAGGTCTGGATGGAGTTGGCTGGAGCCACAGTCTCGATGAAACCAACAGCAGGGTCCCGGATCCCAAACGGCAAATCCTGGCAAGACCTGGAGGGCAAGAGGGGTTGAGCAGGTCAGCATAGCTTGGGCCAAGCATCCCTCACTCGCCCAAGTTGAATCACTGACCTGTTGAGGACCACCAGGACAAGGGCTCCGTCGGGGCGTAGGATGGCCACGTGCTCCAGGTGACTGGCGAGGCATTGGCGGCTGCAGCGCAGCCCCACACGACGAGAGCCCTCAGGGATGAACTTGCTGCGGGAAAAGAAGCAGGAGAGGCATCACGGACCGTGTCTCGGGGTGGGGGCAGCACCCGAGCTCCCCCAGCCCTGACCCACCTGAAGTGGCCCATGTGGTAGAACATGGGCTGCTTGTAGAAGATGTCTTTCTTGCTGTCCACGATGATGGGGCTGTCTACATAGTTCTTGACCCAGTTGGGGCCACCTTGCAGGTCCAGGGCAAGGTTCCAGTCAGTCCAGCCGGTCACAAAGTTGTTCAGGACctgagcaggcagggaagggactGAGCAGGGCTGAGCCGGACCCCCGGTCCCTGGTGGGCAGTGCCAGGAGCCGTACCGTCAGGATGCTGTGGCTGTAGTGGTTCCCTCGctcccagcagcccagggaGACGGAGAAACGGAGGTTGAGGAAGCCGCTGCAGGCCTCCGTGTAGAGGAGAAAATGGTTGGGGAAGAGCTTGTGGGTGGCCCCCAGGCTGCGTTTGGCGGGGACGAGGCTGTCCAGGTACCAGTGGATCCCCACGCCGGCGGTGTAGCGGGCGGCAGTGGCATTGCCCAGCACCtacagagagcagaggagatgcCTCACACCAGGATCACCGGCACTCTGACCCCATGGAGATGGAAACACGGGACCCCACGTGCCTGTGGGGCCACCTGTGCCCCCTTTTGTCCCCTCTTGTGGGTACTACACGCTCCCCTCAGCGCTCACA
This window of the Cuculus canorus isolate bCucCan1 chromosome 28, bCucCan1.pri, whole genome shotgun sequence genome carries:
- the LOC104058889 gene encoding lysosomal acid glucosylceramidase isoform X3, translating into MASTDFSVRPYSYDDVPNDYDLKHFKLAEEDVKMKIPILHRVSAMTKRPLSLYASPWTAPAWLKSNEDVCGKGTLKGQAGDKYHKTWANYFIKFLDEYAKHNVTFWAVTVQNEPLAALLTPPVFPTIVFTAAQQRDFIVCDLGPALTRSSHRTQLIILDDQRIHLPLWAKVVLGNATAARYTAGVGIHWYLDSLVPAKRSLGATHKLFPNHFLLYTEACSGFLNLRFSVSLGCWERGNHYSHSILTVLNNFVTGWTDWNLALDLQGGPNWVKNYVDSPIIVDSKKDIFYKQPMFYHMGHFSKFIPEGSRRVGLRCSRQCLASHLEHVAILRPDGALVLVVLNRSCQDLPFGIRDPAVGFIETVAPANSIQTYLWRWK